One window of Tenacibaculum maritimum NCIMB 2154 genomic DNA carries:
- a CDS encoding lipocalin family protein, producing MKTMKTMKTAMILFLAVCVNASFLSCSDDAGSEGTPQNTLIGKWRILADAGANGEIGELTECKKKSTLEFKSDNTFISGDHAENINDDCVLLEGKGIWEEKKENVLEMNWGDRVEETKYLFESGNLKLLGADREGNENGSYTLYQKK from the coding sequence ATGAAAACAATGAAAACAATGAAAACAGCTATGATTTTATTTTTAGCAGTATGTGTAAATGCCTCTTTTTTATCATGTAGTGATGATGCTGGTTCAGAAGGGACCCCACAGAATACGCTTATAGGAAAATGGAGAATATTAGCAGATGCTGGAGCAAACGGAGAAATAGGCGAATTAACTGAATGTAAAAAAAAGTCAACGCTTGAATTTAAATCGGATAATACTTTTATATCGGGTGACCATGCAGAGAATATCAATGATGATTGTGTTTTATTAGAAGGTAAAGGAATATGGGAAGAAAAAAAGGAAAATGTTTTGGAAATGAATTGGGGTGATCGAGTAGAAGAGACAAAATATTTATTTGAAAGTGGTAATTTGAAACTTTTAGGAGCAGATAGAGAGGGAAATGAAAACGGAAGCTATACACTTTATCAAAAAAAGTAA
- a CDS encoding fibronectin type III domain-containing protein, producing the protein MKKLFVIFNLLLISHFLVVSKTFAQVNEGEEVPRVQILARAQKGKILLRWAANSAIAWKKTNKSGFVLEKYLLSRNGKRLPKLEKIWEKKIEKAPLETWQEIVEKDNNAAIIAQALFGESFFVGGGNNGQLADIYNLVNENEQRFSFSLFAADMNFEAAKKAGWGFEDTAVAINEKYVYKIKPVLLENISKIEDIKGTAAVVSLKEYEPLPAPLDFQIIFGDKNATLTWEYQLFKSVYTSYTLERATDGVHFTSLSKTPLVNLNDKPNAPAKRMFYIDSLASNTQKYYYRVRGISPFGEKGLYSKIISGHGNPILPYTPRIFDVQLTKNANEAIIAWEFPKKGEDLLQKFQLLIAAKDNGPYVMAVDNILPSQRKLTYSNLQASNYVKIKAIGKDAKQEKISFSTLIQPLDRKPPAIPTELKGTIDSLGVVQISWKQNTEADFLGYRVFRGFLENEEPAQITVSPILQNKFMDTVTVKNLNAKVYYSIVAVDKRHNHSKKSKVLVIEKPDVIPPTSPIFSGYKVKKNKVVLTWIRTSEEEITHIIARKNLTKKAPWENILVTKDTIHHYIDTSVEANQKYRYRISAMDKAGLTSEPSTPLTITIADMGTKSGIKGFHYIINRETNQIELFWRADKKEIGEYTIYKQLKEKQPSIWRVLPSNIQKVVDMEVSPNETYIYHIRAILKKGGYTKIKKIEIKF; encoded by the coding sequence ATGAAAAAGTTATTTGTTATATTCAACTTATTATTGATATCACATTTTTTAGTTGTTTCTAAAACTTTTGCTCAAGTAAACGAAGGAGAAGAAGTGCCAAGGGTACAAATATTGGCAAGAGCACAAAAAGGCAAAATTTTATTACGTTGGGCAGCAAATTCAGCTATTGCTTGGAAAAAAACAAATAAAAGTGGTTTTGTCCTAGAAAAATATCTGCTTTCACGAAATGGAAAGCGTTTGCCAAAACTAGAAAAAATATGGGAAAAAAAAATAGAGAAAGCTCCATTAGAAACTTGGCAAGAAATAGTAGAAAAAGATAATAATGCAGCAATTATTGCACAAGCGCTATTTGGAGAAAGTTTTTTTGTAGGAGGAGGAAATAACGGACAGTTAGCTGATATATACAATTTAGTAAACGAAAACGAGCAACGTTTTTCATTTTCATTATTTGCCGCTGATATGAATTTTGAGGCGGCGAAAAAAGCAGGTTGGGGATTTGAGGATACAGCGGTGGCTATAAATGAGAAATATGTTTATAAAATAAAGCCTGTATTATTAGAAAATATAAGTAAAATTGAAGACATAAAAGGAACGGCTGCTGTAGTAAGTTTGAAAGAATATGAGCCATTGCCAGCACCGTTAGATTTCCAAATTATTTTTGGGGATAAAAATGCTACTTTAACTTGGGAGTATCAATTATTCAAATCGGTATATACTTCTTATACCTTAGAGAGAGCTACAGATGGCGTTCATTTTACTTCATTAAGTAAAACCCCTCTGGTAAATCTTAATGACAAACCTAATGCTCCTGCCAAACGTATGTTTTATATAGATTCATTGGCAAGTAATACTCAGAAATACTACTATAGGGTACGCGGAATATCTCCTTTCGGAGAAAAAGGACTGTATTCGAAAATAATTTCAGGACATGGAAACCCTATTTTACCCTATACCCCTAGAATATTTGATGTACAGCTTACTAAAAACGCTAATGAAGCCATTATTGCATGGGAATTTCCAAAGAAAGGGGAAGATTTACTTCAAAAATTTCAATTGCTTATTGCAGCAAAAGATAATGGGCCTTATGTAATGGCTGTAGATAATATTTTGCCTAGCCAGCGTAAGTTGACCTATAGCAATTTACAAGCTTCTAATTATGTAAAAATTAAAGCAATTGGAAAAGATGCTAAACAAGAAAAAATATCCTTTTCTACATTAATACAACCTTTAGATAGAAAGCCACCTGCAATCCCAACAGAACTTAAAGGAACAATAGACAGTTTGGGGGTAGTACAAATTTCTTGGAAACAAAATACAGAAGCAGATTTTTTAGGATACCGAGTTTTTAGAGGTTTTCTAGAAAACGAAGAGCCTGCTCAAATAACGGTATCGCCCATACTGCAAAATAAATTTATGGATACTGTTACAGTAAAAAACTTGAATGCAAAAGTATATTATAGTATTGTTGCTGTAGATAAGCGGCATAATCATTCTAAAAAATCAAAAGTATTAGTAATTGAAAAACCCGATGTAATACCTCCTACATCTCCAATTTTTTCGGGATATAAGGTTAAAAAGAATAAGGTTGTGTTGACGTGGATAAGAACTTCAGAAGAAGAAATTACTCATATTATAGCTAGAAAAAATCTCACTAAGAAAGCTCCTTGGGAAAATATTTTAGTAACAAAAGATACCATACACCATTATATAGATACCAGTGTAGAAGCAAATCAAAAATATCGTTATCGCATTAGCGCAATGGATAAAGCAGGTTTAACATCAGAACCCTCGACTCCTCTGACAATAACAATAGCAGATATGGGAACAAAAAGTGGGATAAAAGGGTTTCATTATATTATAAATAGAGAAACCAATCAAATAGAACTTTTTTGGAGAGCTGACAAAAAAGAAATAGGAGAATATACCATCTACAAACAACTGAAAGAAAAACAACCTTCTATATGGAGAGTCTTACCAAGTAATATTCAAAAAGTAGTAGATATGGAGGTAAGCCCTAATGAAACGTATATATATCATATACGAGCAATATTAAAAAAAGGAGGATATACGAAAATAAAAAAAATTGAAATAAAATTTTAG